In one Hyphomicrobium sp. 99 genomic region, the following are encoded:
- a CDS encoding NYN domain-containing protein: MKRESSGPVLSTVFVDYDNIYLSLKRKNEDAAKRFAKDSAVWLQAIASGELITSTNSYSLPGERRIAMNRCYGNPVPRRNAHDNSTDMNSFPFIRHHFLRAGFEVIDCPPLTAQLKNSADIRIVMDVRDILNHDTHFDEFIILSGDADFTPLLHRLRAHARRTVVFANDHTAQPYTAISDGEIRESNLITLLTNGSRAISGESPREISAPAPTIDVEAARKAILAEVVEFVRVAPQAVPLETLADRAVRVVGRDKTVGTNWGGYGSFRDLLLADLPDDIHLSDTAPYTVFDGNRHISAAGLIAPPVTEPRRREPEPEPVRIEAQPHQAALSAPARMSPSAAPSAGSPNAYQTAVPPSRYIDRVTPTAPPAPPMPSSRMPELTAIAPAAAQASIAQAAAAPALTPRRQPIAPPPQQPSYQPEPRREPARPQSQQTPPPPMTTAPRGSDQATQIQQSIARIHEACQAPALAPAEYRVLFDVMSQEISANNLQGAQTLVNITQRAREFGLDIKRDDLRFIYDVVSESDPWFEQGMSASLFASRFRNFVVARCRSQGLSLSADELDLIEAWFSAPQQQQQAARQQPAYGGRPASGAAPQQQTSTSMPAPPAPSGERWWNHEEGRQQMAEQQRDNERRTANAYAQNQSEDEEQFPRIVTSRFRG, from the coding sequence ATGAAACGCGAGTCCTCAGGACCCGTCCTATCAACGGTGTTTGTCGACTACGACAACATCTACCTATCTTTGAAACGTAAAAACGAAGACGCTGCGAAGCGTTTCGCCAAAGACAGTGCTGTGTGGCTGCAAGCAATTGCGTCCGGCGAACTCATCACGTCCACGAACTCGTATTCATTACCCGGTGAACGCCGGATCGCGATGAACCGCTGCTACGGCAATCCTGTTCCTCGCCGCAATGCGCACGACAATTCGACGGACATGAACTCGTTCCCGTTCATCCGGCACCACTTCCTGCGCGCTGGCTTCGAGGTGATCGACTGCCCGCCGCTGACGGCGCAGCTGAAGAATTCGGCCGATATTCGCATCGTGATGGACGTTCGTGATATTCTCAATCACGACACCCATTTCGATGAGTTCATCATCCTGTCGGGAGACGCCGATTTCACGCCGCTGCTTCATCGCCTGCGCGCGCATGCTCGTCGCACTGTTGTCTTTGCGAACGATCATACCGCGCAGCCTTATACGGCGATCAGCGACGGCGAGATTCGCGAATCGAACCTCATCACGCTGTTGACCAACGGCAGCCGGGCGATTTCGGGCGAAAGTCCGCGCGAGATCTCAGCACCTGCTCCGACGATCGATGTCGAGGCGGCACGGAAAGCCATCCTCGCCGAGGTCGTGGAATTCGTACGTGTTGCGCCGCAGGCCGTGCCGCTCGAAACGTTGGCAGACCGCGCAGTGCGCGTCGTCGGCCGCGATAAGACGGTCGGCACGAACTGGGGCGGCTACGGCTCTTTCCGCGATCTGCTTCTTGCCGATCTACCGGATGATATCCACCTCAGCGACACCGCGCCTTACACGGTGTTCGACGGCAACCGGCATATCTCGGCGGCCGGATTGATCGCTCCTCCTGTCACGGAGCCGCGTCGTCGCGAACCCGAGCCTGAGCCGGTGCGCATCGAAGCGCAGCCGCATCAGGCCGCGTTGTCTGCACCGGCACGGATGTCTCCATCTGCCGCGCCTTCAGCTGGTTCGCCGAACGCGTATCAGACGGCCGTGCCGCCGTCGCGATACATCGATCGCGTGACGCCTACTGCGCCTCCGGCTCCGCCGATGCCGTCATCGCGCATGCCGGAACTCACGGCCATTGCTCCGGCAGCTGCGCAAGCTTCGATCGCTCAGGCTGCGGCTGCTCCGGCATTGACGCCGCGCCGCCAGCCGATTGCGCCGCCGCCTCAGCAGCCGAGCTATCAGCCGGAGCCTCGCCGGGAGCCGGCGCGGCCGCAGAGTCAGCAAACGCCTCCGCCGCCGATGACGACGGCACCGCGTGGCTCGGATCAGGCAACCCAGATCCAGCAATCGATCGCGCGTATCCACGAGGCTTGCCAGGCGCCTGCGCTGGCCCCGGCGGAATATCGCGTTCTCTTCGATGTCATGTCGCAAGAGATCTCCGCGAACAACCTTCAGGGGGCGCAAACGCTCGTCAACATCACGCAGAGGGCTCGCGAATTCGGTCTCGACATCAAGCGCGACGATCTGCGTTTCATCTATGACGTGGTGAGCGAGAGCGATCCGTGGTTCGAGCAGGGAATGTCGGCGAGCCTCTTTGCAAGCCGCTTCCGCAACTTCGTCGTGGCGCGTTGCCGTAGTCAGGGCCTCAGCCTGTCTGCCGACGAACTCGATCTGATCGAGGCTTGGTTCTCGGCGCCTCAGCAACAGCAGCAGGCGGCGCGTCAGCAGCCGGCTTACGGCGGGCGTCCTGCATCGGGGGCTGCCCCTCAACAGCAGACGTCGACGTCCATGCCGGCACCGCCTGCACCGTCCGGCGAACGCTGGTGGAACCATGAAGAGGGCCGCCAGCAGATGGCCGAGCAGCAGCGCGATAACGAGCGGCGCACGGCCAATGCCTACGCGCAGAACCAGAGCGAAGACGAGGAGCAGTTTCCGCGCATCGTCACATCGCGGTTCCGCGGCTGA
- a CDS encoding cupin domain-containing protein — protein sequence MKQDLSGDDVIQMLELSPHPEGGYFRETFRDAAEPGKRAASTAIYFLLKAGERSHWHAVDAAEAWHFYAGDPLLLEVSPTGGPITSIRLGSDLAEGERPQAVVPAGHWQQARCLGKWTLVGCTVAPAFTFEGFTLTAPDFSPIARPSVD from the coding sequence TTGAAGCAAGATCTCTCCGGCGACGACGTGATCCAGATGCTTGAGCTTTCTCCTCATCCTGAGGGCGGATATTTCCGCGAGACGTTCCGGGATGCAGCCGAGCCCGGGAAGCGCGCGGCCTCGACTGCCATCTACTTCCTTCTGAAAGCGGGCGAGCGCTCGCACTGGCACGCAGTGGATGCGGCTGAGGCTTGGCACTTCTATGCGGGCGATCCGTTACTGCTCGAAGTGTCGCCGACAGGCGGGCCGATCACGAGCATTCGTCTCGGCTCTGATCTCGCCGAAGGCGAGCGGCCGCAAGCCGTCGTTCCCGCCGGTCATTGGCAACAGGCGCGGTGCCTCGGAAAATGGACGCTCGTCGGCTGCACCGTCGCGCCCGCATTCACGTTCGAAGGTTTCACGCTGACGGCGCCGGATTTTTCTCCGATCGCGCGTCCTTCCGTCGATTGA
- the gloB gene encoding hydroxyacylglutathione hydrolase, with protein sequence MGAFEIVLLPCLADNYSVLLHEPETGETAVIDAPSGPAIKAALAERGWRLNHLFITHHHTDHTDGIAELKAFYGASVTGPEAEADRIPGLTRVVKAGSKLEFAGHPIEVLETPGHTLGHITYYFPNDGIAFAGDTLFSLGCGRVFEGDPEMMWESVSKIAGLPGDTQIYCGHEYTLNNARFALTVEPENDALKKRVAEVEAMRAAGLPTLPTTIEVERATNPFLRPKSRAIQARLGMLGAPDWEVFARLRQLKNKA encoded by the coding sequence ATGGGAGCTTTCGAAATCGTTCTTCTGCCGTGCCTGGCAGACAATTACAGCGTTCTTCTGCACGAGCCGGAGACCGGCGAAACGGCGGTCATCGACGCGCCGAGCGGACCTGCGATCAAGGCCGCCTTGGCCGAACGCGGCTGGCGGCTCAATCACCTCTTCATAACGCACCATCATACCGATCACACCGACGGTATCGCCGAACTCAAGGCGTTCTACGGCGCGAGTGTGACGGGGCCTGAAGCCGAGGCCGACCGGATCCCTGGCCTAACGCGGGTCGTCAAGGCGGGGAGCAAGCTCGAATTCGCGGGCCATCCGATCGAAGTTCTCGAAACCCCGGGCCACACGCTCGGACACATCACCTATTACTTCCCGAACGACGGAATAGCGTTCGCGGGAGATACGCTCTTTTCGCTCGGATGCGGACGCGTCTTCGAGGGCGACCCGGAGATGATGTGGGAGTCCGTTTCGAAGATCGCGGGCTTGCCAGGCGATACTCAAATTTATTGCGGTCATGAATATACGCTCAACAACGCCCGTTTCGCGCTGACCGTCGAGCCCGAAAACGACGCGCTGAAAAAAAGAGTGGCCGAGGTCGAGGCCATGCGCGCGGCCGGACTGCCGACGCTGCCGACCACGATCGAAGTCGAACGCGCGACCAACCCGTTTCTCCGGCCGAAGTCGCGCGCGATCCAGGCACGCCTGGGCATGCTCGGCGCGCCGGATTGGGAAGTCTTTGCGCGCCTCCGCCAATTGAAGAACAAGGCCTGA
- a CDS encoding class I SAM-dependent methyltransferase encodes MPLDAKTLRDFYRTPLGRVVRRQLATAIRERWNRVNGLTVAGVGFASPFLGTFRTEAARLACLMPSRQGAIVWPRSGHCHSVLVTENQWPLPDNSVDRLLAVHCLEQAERAGPLLREVWRVLKPDGRALFVVPNRRGLWSRMDRTPFGHGLPFSRGQLETQLIDALFTPVDWGEALYFPPVNQRLLLRVANPLERFGSSMSIGVAGVILVEAKKEVMAPVGSGKRLSQPAILKPVDTRSTSGIRRF; translated from the coding sequence ATGCCTCTCGACGCCAAGACCTTGAGAGATTTCTACAGAACCCCGCTTGGCCGGGTGGTTCGGCGTCAGCTTGCGACCGCGATCCGCGAGCGCTGGAATCGGGTTAACGGATTGACCGTCGCTGGCGTCGGGTTCGCCTCGCCGTTTCTGGGTACTTTCCGCACCGAAGCAGCCCGCCTCGCTTGCCTGATGCCGTCCCGCCAGGGCGCGATCGTCTGGCCCCGGTCCGGCCACTGTCATTCGGTTCTGGTCACGGAGAACCAATGGCCATTGCCCGACAATTCGGTTGATCGCCTCCTGGCCGTCCATTGCTTGGAGCAGGCCGAGCGGGCAGGACCCCTGCTTCGGGAGGTATGGCGGGTGCTGAAGCCGGACGGCCGGGCGCTGTTCGTCGTTCCCAATCGCCGGGGCCTCTGGTCTCGGATGGACCGGACGCCCTTCGGTCATGGCCTGCCCTTCAGCCGGGGCCAGCTTGAAACCCAGCTCATCGACGCGCTCTTCACGCCCGTCGACTGGGGTGAAGCACTCTATTTTCCCCCGGTGAACCAGCGGCTTTTGCTGCGGGTCGCGAACCCGCTGGAGCGGTTCGGATCGAGTATGTCGATCGGCGTCGCGGGCGTCATTTTGGTCGAGGCAAAGAAGGAAGTGATGGCGCCTGTCGGCAGCGGCAAGCGCCTATCGCAACCGGCAATCCTGAAACCGGTCGATACGCGAAGCACGTCCGGGATCCGGCGCTTCTAG
- the metW gene encoding methionine biosynthesis protein MetW, with protein sequence MNAPDIGKIVGGQKVPRVDHVLIAEMVEAGSRVLDVGCGDGELLQLLSERKGVDGRGVELQRDKVNACVAHGLSVIQGDADRDLDNYPDQAFDYAILSLTIQATRQPKTVLENLLRIGRRAIVSFPNFGHWQVRSKLLFTGRMPVNDNLPDEWYLTPNAHLCTIRDFADLCELVHAEVEQAVAFNAYGARLPIKWSLSMQNLFGEKAVFLLRGPGRPAANP encoded by the coding sequence ATGAACGCTCCCGATATCGGAAAAATCGTTGGGGGACAGAAAGTCCCACGCGTCGACCATGTGCTCATCGCGGAGATGGTGGAAGCGGGATCGCGCGTTCTCGACGTCGGCTGCGGCGACGGCGAGCTTCTTCAGCTGTTGTCCGAGCGCAAGGGCGTGGACGGGCGCGGAGTCGAGCTGCAGCGCGATAAGGTCAACGCCTGTGTGGCGCACGGCCTTTCCGTCATCCAGGGCGACGCCGATCGCGACCTCGATAATTATCCCGATCAAGCGTTCGACTACGCCATTCTGTCATTGACGATCCAGGCGACGCGGCAGCCTAAAACCGTGCTCGAGAATTTGCTCAGGATCGGCCGCCGAGCGATCGTGTCGTTCCCGAATTTCGGTCACTGGCAGGTGCGCTCGAAGCTGCTTTTTACGGGCCGCATGCCCGTCAACGATAACCTGCCGGATGAGTGGTATCTGACGCCCAACGCGCATCTTTGCACGATCCGTGATTTCGCCGACCTCTGCGAGCTTGTTCATGCGGAAGTCGAGCAGGCCGTCGCGTTCAATGCCTATGGTGCGCGTCTGCCGATCAAATGGTCGTTGTCGATGCAGAACCTTTTCGGGGAAAAGGCCGTGTTTCTCCTGCGCGGCCCTGGACGGCCCGCCGCCAATCCCTAG
- a CDS encoding homoserine O-acetyltransferase has product MTGASPNLVAPLSRRHPEVDTPSSPVVHFDASAPLRLACQQDLAPFSIAYETYGELNAAKSNAILICHALTADQYVASRHPITGKPGWWDNMVGPGKPIDTNRFFVICSNVVGGCMGSTGPASINPKTGAPYGLTFPVITVGDMVEAQARLIDYLGIDQLFAVIGGSMGGMQVLEWASRYKDRVFAAVPIATAAWHSSQNIAFHEVGRQAVMADPEWSGGNYYAAGTVPKNGLAVARMAAHITYLSEEALHRKFGRSLQDRSSLSFSFNAEFQVESYLRHQGSTFVDRFDANSYLYITRALDYFDMRESAGGVLANAFRGTKTRFCVVSFTSDWLYPTRESREIVQALNAVAANVSFVEIESDKGHDAFLLEEPTFFATIRGFLNAAAVKHGLGVAEARK; this is encoded by the coding sequence ATGACCGGCGCCTCGCCCAATCTTGTTGCCCCGCTCTCACGGCGGCACCCCGAGGTGGATACGCCGTCGAGCCCGGTGGTGCATTTCGACGCGAGCGCGCCCCTGCGCCTTGCCTGCCAGCAAGATCTGGCTCCGTTTTCCATCGCCTACGAGACCTATGGCGAGCTCAATGCGGCGAAGTCCAACGCCATTCTGATCTGTCACGCGCTGACCGCCGACCAGTACGTGGCGAGCCGTCACCCCATCACCGGCAAGCCCGGGTGGTGGGACAATATGGTCGGTCCGGGCAAGCCGATCGACACGAACCGGTTCTTTGTCATCTGCTCGAACGTCGTGGGCGGCTGCATGGGATCGACGGGCCCGGCCTCGATCAATCCGAAAACGGGCGCTCCCTACGGGCTGACCTTCCCGGTCATCACCGTTGGCGACATGGTCGAAGCGCAGGCGCGTCTCATCGACTATTTGGGCATCGATCAGCTGTTCGCGGTGATCGGCGGCTCAATGGGCGGCATGCAGGTTCTCGAGTGGGCGTCGCGCTACAAGGATCGCGTGTTCGCTGCCGTGCCGATCGCGACGGCTGCCTGGCATTCCTCTCAGAACATCGCGTTTCACGAGGTTGGCCGGCAAGCGGTCATGGCTGATCCCGAATGGTCGGGCGGCAACTATTATGCTGCGGGCACGGTGCCGAAGAATGGTCTCGCGGTCGCGCGCATGGCAGCCCACATCACGTACCTTTCGGAAGAAGCGCTGCATCGAAAGTTTGGCCGCAGCCTGCAGGACCGGTCGTCGTTGTCGTTCTCGTTCAATGCCGAGTTTCAGGTCGAGAGTTATCTGCGCCACCAGGGATCGACCTTCGTCGATCGCTTCGATGCCAACAGCTATCTCTACATCACGCGCGCGCTCGATTATTTCGACATGCGGGAAAGCGCCGGTGGCGTTCTCGCGAATGCGTTTCGTGGCACGAAGACGCGTTTCTGCGTCGTGTCGTTTACCTCGGACTGGCTCTATCCGACGCGCGAGAGCCGCGAGATCGTGCAGGCTCTGAACGCCGTTGCCGCCAACGTTTCGTTCGTCGAGATCGAGAGCGACAAGGGCCACGATGCGTTTCTTCTCGAAGAGCCGACATTTTTTGCAACGATCCGTGGCTTTCTCAATGCCGCCGCGGTGAAGCACGGCCTCGGCGTAGCGGAGGCGCGGAAATGA
- the hisC gene encoding histidinol-phosphate transaminase, which produces MVVTAPIARPGILDIAAYVPGESKAGGGLPPVKLSSNETPLGPSPAAIAAFKLAAGELERYPDGQATLLREAIARRYGLDARRIVCGSGSDELLGLLARGYLGPGDEAIYTAHGFLVYRIAILTNGATPVVVPERDLKTDVDAILAAVTPQTRVVFIANPNNPTGTYIPIEEVRRLRAGLRADILLVLDAAYCEYVSKNDYEAGLELVATTANTVMTRTFSKIYGLAALRIGWAYCPPEIADVLNRIRGPFNLSAPAIAAGAAAIEDIEHLENARLHNDKWLPWVVDELKKLGLTVTPSVANFVLFHFDGVSGKTATEADEFLKSQGIILRKVGAYGFPNALRMTIGSENDNKRVIEALTRYLKGAA; this is translated from the coding sequence ATGGTGGTTACTGCACCAATTGCACGTCCTGGCATTCTGGACATTGCGGCTTATGTCCCCGGCGAGAGCAAGGCAGGCGGCGGTTTGCCCCCCGTTAAGCTGTCCTCGAACGAGACACCGCTCGGACCGAGCCCTGCGGCAATCGCGGCATTCAAGTTGGCCGCAGGCGAGCTTGAGCGCTATCCGGACGGCCAGGCGACGCTCCTACGCGAAGCCATCGCGCGGCGCTATGGGCTGGACGCGCGCCGCATCGTCTGCGGATCAGGGTCCGACGAGCTTCTGGGTCTCCTGGCTCGCGGCTACCTCGGTCCAGGAGACGAGGCCATCTACACCGCGCACGGCTTCCTCGTTTACCGGATCGCGATCTTAACGAACGGTGCGACGCCGGTCGTGGTGCCGGAACGTGACCTCAAAACCGATGTCGACGCGATTCTCGCGGCCGTCACGCCGCAGACGCGTGTGGTGTTCATAGCCAACCCGAACAACCCGACGGGCACATACATCCCGATCGAGGAAGTGCGCCGCCTGCGCGCAGGCCTCCGCGCCGACATTCTGCTCGTGCTCGATGCCGCCTATTGCGAATACGTCAGCAAAAACGACTACGAAGCCGGGCTCGAACTCGTCGCTACCACCGCCAACACGGTGATGACGCGCACGTTCTCGAAAATCTACGGGCTCGCCGCGCTCCGTATCGGTTGGGCCTATTGCCCGCCCGAGATCGCCGACGTGCTCAATCGCATCCGCGGACCGTTCAATCTTTCCGCTCCGGCGATCGCCGCTGGCGCCGCTGCGATCGAAGACATCGAGCATTTGGAGAACGCCCGGCTCCACAACGATAAATGGCTGCCGTGGGTCGTGGATGAACTCAAGAAGCTTGGCCTCACCGTGACGCCAAGCGTTGCGAACTTCGTCCTCTTCCACTTCGACGGCGTCAGCGGCAAGACGGCGACGGAAGCAGATGAGTTCTTGAAATCGCAGGGCATCATTCTGCGCAAGGTTGGCGCTTACGGATTCCCGAACGCGCTGCGCATGACCATCGGATCGGAAAACGACAACAAGCGCGTCATCGAAGCGCTCACCCGTTACTTGAAGGGCGCGGCTTGA
- a CDS encoding prephenate/arogenate dehydrogenase family protein, with the protein MAKPESVTEITTEPMFKRLSLIGVGLIGSSISHAVRRAGLAGDIVGCALAPATRARAEELGLVRKAFADPVDAVKGADLVILCTPVGAYKEIAEAIGPHLEPGTIVSDVGSVKAAPIQDIAPHIPEGVHFIAGHPIAGTEQSGPDAGFAELFDGRWCILTPDDAADASALAKLEEFWRKLGSNVEIMSPEHHDMVLAITSHVPHLIAYNIVNTAAHLERVTDSEVIKFSAGGFRDFTRIAASDPVMWRDVFLNNKDAVLEMLGRFSEDLITLQRAIRFGDGETLERLFTEARAIRRGIIQAGQDTAKPDFGRSNGRAKDASK; encoded by the coding sequence ATGGCCAAACCCGAAAGCGTAACCGAGATCACCACAGAGCCGATGTTCAAGCGGCTATCGCTCATTGGCGTCGGCCTCATCGGCTCGTCGATCAGCCACGCTGTGCGTCGCGCCGGGCTCGCAGGCGACATCGTCGGTTGCGCGCTCGCACCCGCGACACGCGCGAGGGCCGAAGAACTCGGCCTCGTTAGAAAAGCATTCGCAGATCCCGTCGACGCCGTGAAAGGCGCCGATCTCGTCATCCTCTGCACGCCCGTCGGCGCGTACAAGGAAATCGCCGAAGCCATCGGACCGCATCTCGAGCCGGGCACCATCGTGTCCGACGTCGGCTCGGTAAAGGCCGCGCCCATCCAAGATATCGCGCCGCATATTCCCGAAGGCGTTCACTTCATTGCCGGGCATCCGATCGCGGGAACCGAACAATCGGGCCCGGATGCGGGGTTTGCCGAACTCTTCGACGGACGCTGGTGCATCCTGACACCCGACGACGCGGCAGACGCTTCAGCGCTCGCGAAACTGGAAGAGTTTTGGCGCAAGCTCGGCTCGAACGTCGAGATCATGTCGCCCGAGCATCACGACATGGTGCTCGCGATCACGAGCCACGTACCGCACTTGATCGCCTACAACATCGTCAACACGGCAGCCCATCTCGAGCGCGTGACCGACAGCGAGGTCATCAAGTTTTCGGCCGGCGGCTTCCGCGATTTCACCCGCATCGCCGCGTCCGATCCCGTGATGTGGCGCGACGTCTTCTTGAATAACAAAGACGCGGTTCTCGAGATGCTCGGCCGCTTCTCGGAAGACCTCATTACGCTTCAACGCGCCATCCGCTTCGGTGACGGCGAAACGCTGGAGCGTCTCTTCACGGAAGCGCGCGCGATCCGGCGAGGGATCATCCAGGCGGGCCAAGATACGGCAAAGCCCGACTTCGGCCGGAGCAATGGACGCGCGAAAGACGCCTCCAAATAG